Part of the Procambarus clarkii isolate CNS0578487 chromosome 79, FALCON_Pclarkii_2.0, whole genome shotgun sequence genome, aaaactcccacaagtcagtaggggagtagaagaactcccagatccccatcaaccaggtatcaaccaagcaCATCTTCCTCAGCTTCCCCCGTCCGTGTATTTCAGCCCGGACCTTCTGCTGCCGTCATCAGCCATAATCATAACTTTCTTCATAAAACCGTTCCACTGCTTGTCTGTAAACACTCGCCGCCTCTACTTTAAAGGATATTATTAAAGTTTAGCATTACAGAGTGCAATTTTTTTTACTGCCAGAATTGGTACATTTTTTCCGGATTTTTGTGTGTTTCGTATAGTTGAGTATTGCTACgttattgttgtgtggtccagTCATTATGGGGAGTGGTGCAAGCGCTGTGTGGTGTATTGCAAGCGCTGTGTGGTGTGTTGCAAGCGCTGTGTGGTGTATTGCAAGCAATGTGTGGTGTATTGCAAGCAACGTGTGGTGTATTGCAAGCAACGTGTGGTGTAGTTCAGCACTATGAGGTATCGTATAATCATGGACCACAATACACCAGTAAACAAGTCTCAGAGCCATACGACACCTGTACACATGTCTCCAGACCACTCTACACCTGTACACACGTCTCCAGACCACTCTACACCTGTACACACGTCTCCAGACCACTCTACACCTGTACACACGTCTCCAGACCACTCTGCACCTGTACACACGTCTCCAGACCACTCTACACCTGTACACACGTCTCCAGACCACTCTACACCTGCACACATGTCTCCAAACCACTCTACACCTGTACACATGCCTCCAGACCACTGTACACATGTCTCCAGACCACTCTACACCTGTACACATGTCTCCAGACCACTCTACACCTGTACACATGTCTCCAGACCACTCTACACCTGTACACGTGCCTCCAGACCACTCTACACCTGCACACATGTCTCGAGACCACTCTACACCTGAACACATCTCCTGGCTACACCTGCCCTACCAATAACCATCAGCGGTGGTAGGTATAATTGGTTATAAAGGGGAAGGTCCTCGCTAGTTGCACACGCCACTCACCTTACGGAATGTCTTTATTAAAGGTCAACAACAGGTGAGGGGAGAACTGTGTTGACGAGGGGAAGGGTAGaggtggtgaggggagagtgtgggtgatgggcagggtggtggtgatgggcagggtggtggtgatgggcagggtggtggtgatgggcagggtggtggtgatgggcagggtggtggtgatgggcagggtggtggagatgggcagggtggtggtgatgggcagggtggtggtgatgggcagggtggtggtgatgggcagggtggtggtgatgggcagggtggtggtgatgggcagagtggtggtgatgggcagggtggtggtgatggtggcatatGGGTTCATCAGGTAGGTATAAGGGAAAATGATAGTAATGTAGAGAAATAAATGAGAGAAACGTTACGGCCAAAAT contains:
- the LOC138357651 gene encoding uncharacterized protein — translated: MRYRIIMDHNTPVNKSQSHTTPVHMSPDHSTPVHTSPDHSTPVHTSPDHSTPVHTSPDHSAPVHTSPDHSTPVHTSPDHSTPAHMSPNHSTPVHMPPDHCTHVSRPLYTCTHVSRPLYTCTHVSRPLYTCTRASRPLYTCTHVSRPLYT